A genomic region of Papaver somniferum cultivar HN1 chromosome 7, ASM357369v1, whole genome shotgun sequence contains the following coding sequences:
- the LOC113297590 gene encoding altered inheritance rate of mitochondria protein 25-like isoform X2, whose amino-acid sequence MKWINGLCYFQKHVKPQYSKFDGLPYREKVSALEIDTSQDVTRRCFSSQSDPDLSRDWFAKLWVADKKRKKNSRFTMRTNQRFEKPIHSSGPIDNIYEKMRSLKLPLDWWPSNASVAKTQLNEQVETGPAPPPPPSQSVAGSLKSTSKEEALVAPLLARSNLLITRDIEWANLVLGFEQENRYAIVDASYPPAPVGFIREQSHLIARQILRTRRPFVACVTDAMGNEVFKVRRPFWWITSTIYVEIDGKEIGVVHRRWHPWRRVYDLYLGNTQFAVVENPGFWFWTFTLKDINGKVLAETDRDWRGLGFELFTDAGQYVIRFGRGDAISKIGAAAAIQDLEVERPLTLSERAVAVALAVSLDNDYFSRHGGWGIPFVAIEE is encoded by the exons ATGAAGTGGATCAATGGGCTGTGCTACTTTCAGAAGCATGTTAAACCCCAGTATTCCAAGTTTGATGGATTACCTTATCGTGAAAAG GTTTCAGCCTTAGAAATTGATACTTCTCAAGATGTGACCCGGCGGTGTTTCAGTTCTCAAAGTGATCCTGATTTAAGTAGAGACTGGTTTGCTAAGTTGTGGGTTGCAgacaagaaaaggaagaagaattcGAGATTCACAATGAGAACAAACCAGAGATTTGAGAAACCTATCCATAGTAGTGGACCTATTGATAACATATATGAGAAAATGCGTTCTCTTAAGCTGCCACTTGACTGGTGGCCATCTAATGCATCTGTTGCAAAAACACAACTAAATGAACAGGTAGAGACAGGTcctgcaccaccaccaccacctagcCAGTCCGTTGCTGGTTCCTTGAAATCAACATCAAAGGAAGAG GCTCTAGTTGCTCCTCTCCTTGCGAGGTCCAATCTGCTCATAACGAGAGATATAGAGTGGGCAAATCTTGTTCTTGGTTTTGAGCAG GAGAACCGTTATGCAATAGTAGATGCTTCTTACCCTCCGGCA CCCGTGGGTTTTATAAGAGAGCAGAGTCATTTGATTGCTAGGCAG ATTCTTCGTACGAGGCGCCCGTTTGTTGCTTGTGTAACTGATGCCATGGGTAATGAGGTGTTTAAG GTTCGCAGGCCATTTTGGTGGATAACAAGCACAATTTATGTAGAGATAGACGGTAAG GAGATTGGTGTTGTTCACAGACGATGGCATCCGTGGAGAAGAGTTTATGATCTgtacttggg GAACACGCAGTTTGCTGTGGTTGAAAATCCTGGATTTTGGTTCTGGACTTTTACCTTGAAGGATATAAATGGGAAAGTGCTAGCTGAGACTGATCGAGATTGGAGGGGTTTGGGCTTTGAG CTGTTCACTGATGCTGGTCAATATGTAATAAGGTTTGGGCGTGGTGATGCAATCTCTAAGATTGGGGCTGCTGCAGCG ATTCAAGATTTAGAAGTTGAAAGGCCTCTAACGCTCTCAGAGAGAGCTGTGGCTGTTGCTCTTGCTGTTTCCCTTGATAACGACTATTTCTCACGACATGGAGGCTG GGGAATCCCTTTTGTCGCCATTGAAGAATAG
- the LOC113297590 gene encoding altered inheritance rate of mitochondria protein 25-like isoform X1, with protein MKWINGLCYFQKHVKPQYSKFDGLPYREKQVSALEIDTSQDVTRRCFSSQSDPDLSRDWFAKLWVADKKRKKNSRFTMRTNQRFEKPIHSSGPIDNIYEKMRSLKLPLDWWPSNASVAKTQLNEQVETGPAPPPPPSQSVAGSLKSTSKEEALVAPLLARSNLLITRDIEWANLVLGFEQENRYAIVDASYPPAPVGFIREQSHLIARQILRTRRPFVACVTDAMGNEVFKVRRPFWWITSTIYVEIDGKEIGVVHRRWHPWRRVYDLYLGNTQFAVVENPGFWFWTFTLKDINGKVLAETDRDWRGLGFELFTDAGQYVIRFGRGDAISKIGAAAAIQDLEVERPLTLSERAVAVALAVSLDNDYFSRHGGWGIPFVAIEE; from the exons ATGAAGTGGATCAATGGGCTGTGCTACTTTCAGAAGCATGTTAAACCCCAGTATTCCAAGTTTGATGGATTACCTTATCGTGAAAAG CAGGTTTCAGCCTTAGAAATTGATACTTCTCAAGATGTGACCCGGCGGTGTTTCAGTTCTCAAAGTGATCCTGATTTAAGTAGAGACTGGTTTGCTAAGTTGTGGGTTGCAgacaagaaaaggaagaagaattcGAGATTCACAATGAGAACAAACCAGAGATTTGAGAAACCTATCCATAGTAGTGGACCTATTGATAACATATATGAGAAAATGCGTTCTCTTAAGCTGCCACTTGACTGGTGGCCATCTAATGCATCTGTTGCAAAAACACAACTAAATGAACAGGTAGAGACAGGTcctgcaccaccaccaccacctagcCAGTCCGTTGCTGGTTCCTTGAAATCAACATCAAAGGAAGAG GCTCTAGTTGCTCCTCTCCTTGCGAGGTCCAATCTGCTCATAACGAGAGATATAGAGTGGGCAAATCTTGTTCTTGGTTTTGAGCAG GAGAACCGTTATGCAATAGTAGATGCTTCTTACCCTCCGGCA CCCGTGGGTTTTATAAGAGAGCAGAGTCATTTGATTGCTAGGCAG ATTCTTCGTACGAGGCGCCCGTTTGTTGCTTGTGTAACTGATGCCATGGGTAATGAGGTGTTTAAG GTTCGCAGGCCATTTTGGTGGATAACAAGCACAATTTATGTAGAGATAGACGGTAAG GAGATTGGTGTTGTTCACAGACGATGGCATCCGTGGAGAAGAGTTTATGATCTgtacttggg GAACACGCAGTTTGCTGTGGTTGAAAATCCTGGATTTTGGTTCTGGACTTTTACCTTGAAGGATATAAATGGGAAAGTGCTAGCTGAGACTGATCGAGATTGGAGGGGTTTGGGCTTTGAG CTGTTCACTGATGCTGGTCAATATGTAATAAGGTTTGGGCGTGGTGATGCAATCTCTAAGATTGGGGCTGCTGCAGCG ATTCAAGATTTAGAAGTTGAAAGGCCTCTAACGCTCTCAGAGAGAGCTGTGGCTGTTGCTCTTGCTGTTTCCCTTGATAACGACTATTTCTCACGACATGGAGGCTG GGGAATCCCTTTTGTCGCCATTGAAGAATAG